A genome region from Marinobacter panjinensis includes the following:
- a CDS encoding response regulator, translated as MTTRVLICDDSSFARKQMARALPANWNADVTFAIDGRDALEKLRAGAGELMFLDLNMPEMDGYQVLETVLKEDLPVLTIVVSGDIQPEARKRVRKLGAIDFIKKPTDTDLVIKLLQDYGFLRPEDLVPVTERTDEQKAEPAADEATISLNDYLQEISNVAMGRSSDLLARLLRVFVKQPIPRVEMIARSELSMAISAAEEDSCYSAVCQGFTGSGIAGEALLLFSDASFNDMAELLHYEEMDPETVQVEVLMDMSSILFGAFLKGIGDQLDLKLGLGHPTVLGQHRQIGDLLEHHSTRQEKLLCIEISYELEDRGISCDMLVLLTEDSVPFLEQRLQYLVD; from the coding sequence ATGACCACCCGCGTTCTTATCTGCGACGACTCCTCGTTCGCTCGCAAACAAATGGCCCGCGCCCTGCCCGCCAACTGGAACGCCGACGTCACCTTCGCCATCGATGGCCGCGATGCCCTGGAAAAGCTCCGGGCAGGCGCCGGTGAGCTGATGTTCCTGGATCTCAACATGCCGGAAATGGACGGGTACCAGGTGCTGGAAACAGTCCTGAAAGAAGATCTTCCGGTTCTGACGATTGTGGTCTCCGGCGACATCCAGCCCGAGGCACGGAAACGGGTACGCAAACTGGGCGCCATCGACTTCATCAAGAAGCCCACAGACACCGACCTGGTGATCAAACTGCTGCAGGACTACGGCTTTCTACGGCCGGAGGATCTCGTTCCTGTTACTGAACGAACCGACGAGCAGAAAGCTGAACCCGCGGCGGATGAAGCCACCATCAGCCTCAACGATTACCTGCAGGAAATCTCTAACGTCGCCATGGGCCGCTCATCGGATCTGCTGGCGCGACTGCTACGGGTCTTCGTCAAACAGCCGATTCCCCGGGTGGAGATGATTGCCCGCTCAGAATTGAGCATGGCCATCTCCGCCGCCGAGGAAGACAGTTGTTATTCCGCTGTCTGCCAGGGATTCACGGGGTCCGGAATCGCCGGTGAGGCACTGCTACTGTTTTCCGATGCCAGCTTCAACGACATGGCCGAACTGCTCCACTACGAAGAAATGGACCCCGAAACCGTCCAGGTAGAGGTGCTCATGGACATGTCCAGCATCCTCTTCGGCGCTTTTCTCAAAGGCATCGGCGACCAGCTGGACCTCAAACTCGGCCTGGGCCACCCTACGGTGCTGGGCCAGCATCGGCAGATCGGAGACCTGCTGGAGCACCACAGCACGCGACAGGAAAAGTTACTATGCATTGAAATCAGCTACGAGCTGGAAGACAGGGGCATCAGTTGCGACATGCTGGTACTGCTTACAGAAGACTCAGTACCCTTCCTTGAACAACGGCTGCAGTACCTGGTGGACTAA
- a CDS encoding sensor domain-containing diguanylate cyclase: MAMKEIEASTFHWLVDMLESVEVGLVVLDLDFRVQAWNGFMEHHSGITASRIREQVLFDVFPDIPKAWLTRKVDSVVMLNTRAFTSWEQRPYLFRFRNTRPITGTEDFMFQNLTISPLSAPDGKVDKICLMVYDVTDIATSKRALEKANEQLAKLSMTDRLTGLLNRGTWENLIDAEFERYRRYGHPTCLVMFDIDHFKPVNDTYGHLAGDEVIKYTAKVMKDSLRQSDSPGRYGGEEFGIILPETDPEGAQIICERIRETIQNSTVQTTVAPIQYTVSIGIAPLTEGPENHMQWLQQADEALYAAKEGGRNRVVVFGGGND; the protein is encoded by the coding sequence ATGGCAATGAAAGAGATAGAAGCGAGCACCTTTCACTGGCTGGTCGACATGCTGGAATCGGTGGAAGTGGGCCTGGTAGTGCTGGACCTGGACTTCCGCGTGCAGGCCTGGAACGGCTTTATGGAACACCACAGCGGCATCACCGCCAGCAGGATCCGTGAGCAGGTATTGTTTGACGTGTTTCCCGACATCCCCAAAGCCTGGCTGACCCGCAAGGTAGACTCCGTAGTCATGCTCAACACCCGGGCGTTCACATCCTGGGAACAGCGCCCCTACCTGTTCCGTTTTCGCAACACACGCCCGATCACCGGCACCGAAGATTTCATGTTCCAGAACCTGACCATCAGCCCCCTCTCCGCACCCGACGGAAAAGTGGATAAGATCTGCCTGATGGTTTATGACGTCACCGACATCGCCACCAGCAAACGGGCACTGGAGAAAGCCAACGAACAGCTGGCCAAGCTGAGCATGACCGACCGCCTCACCGGCCTGCTCAACCGCGGCACCTGGGAAAACCTCATCGATGCGGAATTCGAACGGTACCGCCGCTACGGCCACCCCACCTGCCTCGTGATGTTCGACATTGACCACTTCAAACCGGTAAACGACACCTACGGCCACCTCGCCGGCGACGAAGTCATCAAATACACCGCCAAAGTCATGAAGGACAGCCTCCGCCAGTCCGACAGCCCCGGCCGCTACGGTGGCGAAGAATTCGGCATCATTCTGCCGGAAACCGACCCCGAAGGCGCACAGATAATTTGCGAACGCATCCGCGAAACCATCCAGAACAGCACCGTACAAACCACTGTCGCGCCGATCCAGTACACCGTCAGCATCGGCATCGCTCCGCTAACCGAAGGGCCGGAGAATCATATGCAGTGGTTACAGCAGGCGGATGAGGCGTTGTATGCGGCGAAGGAAGGGGGAAGGAACCGGGTGGTGGTTTTTGGGGGTGGGAACGATTGA
- a CDS encoding histone-like nucleoid-structuring protein, MvaT/MvaU family, with the protein MAKINDYYQKKQLMEKLSEELAKLEQDQALKGELEFENKVRELMTKYDKSPKDVLQILGAIDPFIAGAKADTGNGSRAKRPMKTYKNPHTGEVVQTRGGNHKVLNEWRKKHGKETVQGWQQD; encoded by the coding sequence ATGGCAAAGATAAACGATTACTACCAGAAAAAGCAGCTTATGGAAAAGCTCTCTGAAGAACTGGCGAAGCTGGAGCAGGACCAGGCGCTAAAGGGCGAACTTGAGTTTGAAAACAAGGTTCGCGAGTTAATGACGAAGTATGATAAATCGCCGAAAGACGTTCTTCAGATTCTGGGAGCTATCGATCCCTTTATTGCTGGTGCCAAGGCTGATACCGGTAATGGTAGCCGTGCCAAGCGGCCGATGAAGACCTATAAGAACCCGCATACCGGTGAAGTGGTTCAGACCCGTGGTGGTAATCACAAGGTTTTGAATGAGTGGCGGAAGAAGCATGGGAAGGAGACTGTGCAGGGTTGGCAGCAGGATTGA